The Chryseolinea soli genome contains a region encoding:
- a CDS encoding YeeE/YedE family protein encodes MDFLYKPWPWYVAGPIIGLSVPALLLMGNKKLGVSSTLRQICAACYPANVPFLHYDWKKDSWNLFLVAGILIGGFVGGTLFANPEPTHLSPATVDLLHRQGIENLNGLMPVELFNWHTLVSVKGFVLMVVGGFMVGFGTRYARGCTSGHGIMGLAALQWPSLLATVSFFVGGILFSYFVLPYVLAL; translated from the coding sequence ATGGATTTCCTTTATAAACCCTGGCCCTGGTACGTAGCCGGCCCCATCATCGGGCTCTCTGTTCCCGCACTGCTGCTCATGGGCAACAAAAAGCTGGGTGTTTCGTCGACGTTGCGGCAGATCTGCGCGGCATGCTACCCGGCCAATGTTCCGTTCCTGCACTACGACTGGAAGAAAGACAGCTGGAATCTCTTCCTCGTGGCCGGCATCCTGATCGGAGGCTTTGTGGGTGGAACACTGTTTGCCAACCCTGAACCCACCCACCTGTCGCCCGCCACGGTTGACCTGTTGCATCGGCAAGGGATCGAAAATCTTAATGGGTTAATGCCTGTTGAGCTTTTTAACTGGCACACGTTGGTTTCCGTAAAAGGTTTCGTGCTCATGGTAGTGGGCGGCTTCATGGTCGGCTTTGGAACACGCTACGCACGGGGTTGCACGTCGGGCCACGGCATCATGGGGCTGGCGGCGTTGCAATGGCCGTCGTTGTTGGCAACGGTGTCGTTCTTCGTGGGGGGCATCTTGTTCAGCTATTTTGTGTTACCCTACGTCCTGGCGCTATGA